CCGAAGCCGTGGTGCGCGTCATCGAGGCGACCGGCGCCGACATCCAGTGGGACCGCCGCGATGCCGGCGTGAGCGCCATCGAAAAGCACACCACGCCCATTCCCCAGGAAACGCTGGACTCCATCCGCACGAACCGGGTGGCGCTCAAGGGGCCGCTGACCACGCCCGTGGGTGTGGGCTTCCGCTCCATCAACGTGGCGCTGCGCAAGGAGTTCGACCTGTACTCCAACGTCCGCCCCGCGTACACCATCGTGCGCGGCGGGCGGTACGAGGGGGTGGACATCGTCCTGATCCGCGAAAACACCGAGGGGCTGTACAGCGGCGTCGAGCACTACGTGGGCATCGGCGGCGACCCCCGCGCGGCCGCGGAGAGCGTGATGCTGGTCACCCGCTTCGGCGTGGAGCGCATCCTTCGGTATGCCTTCGAGTACGCGCTGAAGAACGGGCGCAAGAAGGTGACGCTGGCCCACAAGGCCAACATCCTCAAGTACACGCAGGGCCTCTTCCTGGACGTGGGCCGCGAGATGGCCAAGGAGTACGAGGGCCGCGTGCAGTTCGAGGACC
This genomic stretch from Longimicrobium sp. harbors:
- a CDS encoding isocitrate/isopropylmalate dehydrogenase family protein, which translates into the protein MPQIVTLIPGDGIGPDITEAVVRVIEATGADIQWDRRDAGVSAIEKHTTPIPQETLDSIRTNRVALKGPLTTPVGVGFRSINVALRKEFDLYSNVRPAYTIVRGGRYEGVDIVLIRENTEGLYSGVEHYVGIGGDPRAAAESVMLVTRFGVERILRYAFEYALKNGRKKVTLAHKANILKYTQGLFLDVGREMAKEYEGRVQFEDRIIDAAAMMLVMDPDKFDVIVCENMFGDILSDLIAGLVGGLGMAPGANIGKDAAIFEAVHGSAPDIAGKGIANPLALLLAAAMMLDHLDMRDEAARIRKALVATVVEGDSLTPDLGGTGTTDSLADAIIKRL